From the genome of Glycine max cultivar Williams 82 chromosome 2, Glycine_max_v4.0, whole genome shotgun sequence, one region includes:
- the LOC100790366 gene encoding protein SHORT ROOT IN SALT MEDIUM 1: MYSRGSGGYGQSYTGQSAYGQNLGANYSGSSVGGHDAGQHSVASRHSTILGGSQDVDVGGYRPSAAAQYGGQYSSVYGSAALSSAQQVPSLSTKGSASSALDGRGGYALGVSDSPKFASGDYVSSSSHGYGHKSDQLYGDKGLEYSGLDRRQYGERQSGYLGRDLTSDPAGRYAADPVGFSHQRQQSEIYDRIDQAALLRQEQLLKAQSLQAASLDGGARQADYLAARAAASRHPTQDLVSYGGRMDSDPRASSMLSATSYSGQHAPSILGAAPRRNVDDILYSQNASNPGYGVSLPPGRDYASGKGLHGNAMELDYPGNVLPHGGHTDRKDDRASYLREFELREEERRRERLRERERDREKEKERERLRERERERERERDRIMERREKERERERKRALETKPERTPARSSKDPRGTSKDPRGSSLTKEGRSTRRDSPHHGALHRHHSPVKEKRREYVCKVFPSRLVDIERDYLLLDKRYPRLFVSPEFSKVVVNWPKENLKLSIHTPVSFEHDFVEEENATEPRDSSNKLLVGQLPNSEHGNTVWNAKIILMNGLSRSALEELSSDKIVDDRIPHFCNFLRFGVLKKDHSFMAVGGPWEPVDGGDPSIDNNSLIKTALRYANDVIQLDLQNCQHWNPFLEIHYDRIGKDGFFSHKEITVLYVPDLSDCLPSLDEWREKWLAHKKSVAERERQLSLKKEKSRDNKEESKDKSDKRKDSTPSGKSDVKKKEKDNNTVKEEIEGKTGVNNNNIVKNEGSDIGEEGKSAEKKLAGETATGQTTGGVKSVKKKIIKRVVKQKVATKANAAATKQTDKAGEKDVAEEVTTSNVTDRDGKFSVDPTGVQTPVKNLVAEDMSIGKIDGEEGKDTEINSSEDKPQNKPDPIVNAVASDPAVKTTKKKKIIKRVPKKKVVGEASKSLVSEPKKDVENQGQDGTLSSGKQTADANTVVTEVKKPGKVVPKKKIKTPVSKKQEETADSNKTETPSDKKDEGSVVAVQAQDDTQSTGKQTANADTTVTPEVKKTGKVVPKKQSKTPMPEKRDNADTSKTETKSDKDDKKEERGGTGEKSGAKTDKQKASDVSNVKGKVKEGDKSKDEKVTKERDGKDEGFKSKSSKEVKDKRKSDEPPRHPGFILQTKWTKDSKIRSLSLSLDSLLDYTDKDVEESNLELSLFAESFYEMLQFQMGSRILTFLQKLRIKFVIKRNQKKRQRDDEQEKDDVKKSPVKRQKGDDPSVKSEPTNMDTSNPTQVDDEKAVVENENSSNKEDDVKMEDGSDEEEDPEEDPEEYEEMENGSPQHEASHDNNAEQEVKADTKSENITTNNKTTDETSKEEIKVKDEVQESKADAQVKEEKEGKDDTKKETPAVKEVVVDRELLQAFRFFDRNRVGYIRVEDMRIILHNLGMFFSHRDVKELVQSALLESNTGRDDRILYNKLVRMSDI, from the exons ATGTATTCAAGAGGTAGCGGCGGTTACGGCCAATCGTACACTGGTCAATCCGCATATGGCCAGAAC CTGGGTGCCAATTATTCTGGGAGTTCCGTTGGAGGGCATGATGCGGGTCAGCATTCTGTGGCTTCTAGGCATTCAACAATATTAGGTGGTTCTCAGGACGTTGATGTTGGTGGGTATAGGCCTTCGGCTGCTGCGCAGTATGGGGGACAGTATAGTTCTGTTTATGGCTCAGCTGCTTTGAGCAGTGCACAACAG GTCCCTTCATTGAGTACCAAGGGTTCTGCATCATCAGCTTTAGATGGTCGTGGAGGTTATGCTTTGGGTGTCTCTGATTCACCTAAGTTTGCATCTGGAGATTATGTCTCGTCCTCAAGCCATGGATATGGTCACAAATCTGATCAATTGTATGGTGACAAAGGTTTGGAATATTCTGGATTAGATAGGAGACAATATGGTGAACGGCAGAGTGGTTACCTTGGTAGGGACTTAACAAGTGACCCAGCTGGAAGATATGCTGCTGATCCTGTTGGATTTAGTCATCAACGTCAG cAATCAGAAATTTATGATCGCATTGATCAGGCAGCTTTGCTTCGACAAGAGCAATTACTGAAAGCTCAGTCTCTGCAGGCTGCATCACTTGATGGGGGTGCtag ACAAGCTGATTATCTTGCAGCAAGGGCTGCTGCTAGTCGTCACCCCACCCAAGATCTTGTGTCTTATGGAGGAAGGATGGATTCTGATCCCCGCGCTTCATCCATGCTAAGTGCTACTTCATATAGTGGACAACATGCGCCATCAATATTAGGAGCAGCTCCTAGGAGAAATGTGGATGATATCTTGTATTCTCAGAATGCTTCAAATCCTGGTTATGGAGTGAGCCTACCTCCTGGCAGGGACTATGCCAGTGGAAAAGGTCTTCATGGGAATGCCATGGAGTTGGACTATCCTGGAAATGTTCTGCCACATGGTGGGCATACTGATCGCAAAGATGACCGAGCAAGTTATTTACGAGAATTTGAGCTAAGGGAAGAAGAGCGTCGCCGGGAGCGCTTgcgtgagagagagagggacagagaaaaggagaaagaacGGGAACGATTGCGAGAACGAGAACGAGAAAGGGAACGTGAAAGGGATCGCATTATGGAGCGGCGCGAAAAGGAGAGGGAGCGAGAGCGCAAACGTGCACTTGAAACTAAGCCTGAACGAACTCCAGCGAGATCCTCCAAGGATCCCCGTGGTACTTCAAAAGATCCCCGTGGGTCATCTTTGACAAAGGAGGGGAGATCTACACGACGGGACTCCCCACATCATGGAGCATTACATAG GCACCATTCACCTGTTAAAGAAAAACGGAGAGAATATGTCTGCAAg GTATTCCCATCCCGCTTGGTAGACATTGAGAGGGATTACCTCTTATTAGATAAGCGATACCCCCGACTCTTTGTCTCTCCTGAATTCTCCAAG gTTGTTGTGAACTGGCCAAAGGAAAACCTTAAACTGTCTATTCATACTCCTGTCAG TTTTGAGCATGACTttgttgaagaagaaaatgCCACTGAGCCTAGAGACTCCTCCAacaagcttctggtgggacaacTTCCAAATTCAGAACATGGAAATACAGTTTGGAATGCTAAA ATAATCTTGATGAATGGACTTAGTAGGTCTGCGTTGGAGGAGCTGTCATCTGATAAAATTGTAGATGATCGCATTCCTCATTTTTGCAATTTCCTTAGATTTGGGGTTCTTAAGAAGGATCATTCTTTCATGGCAGTTGGTGGTCCATGGGAACCTGTTGATGGGGGTGATCCATCGATTGACAATAACTCTTTAATCAAAACTGCCCTCAG ATATGCAAATGATGTTATTCAACTTGACTTACAGAATTGCCAACATTGGAATCCTTTTCTTGAG ATACATTACGATAGAATTGGCAAAGATGGTTTCTTTAGCCACAAGGAAATCACTGTTCTTTATGTTCCTGATTTGTCTGACTGCCTCCCTTCATTGGATGAATGGCGTGAGAAGTGGCTTGCCCACAAGAAATCTGTGGCTGAAAGAGAACGTCaactttctttgaaaaaagag AAATCAAGAGATAACAAGGAAGAATCTAAAG ATAAATCAGATAAAAGGAAAGATTCTACTCCATCAGGAAAGTCAgatgtaaagaaaaaagaaaaggataataATACTGTTAAGGAAGAAATTGAAGGAAAAACTGGAGTGAATAACAATAACATCGTTAAAAATGAAGGTTCTGACATTGGTGAAGAAGGCAAAAGTGCTGAAAAAAAGCTAGCTGGGGAAACTGCCACTGGTCAAACCACAGGTGGTGTGAAGTCTGTGAAAAAGAAGATTATAAAGAGGGTTGTGAAACAGAAAGTTGCCACTAAGGCAAATGCTGCTGCCaccaaacaaacagacaaaGCAGGTGaaaaggatgttgctgaggaagTGACAACATCCAATGTTACTGATCGGGATGGCAAATTTTCTGTGGATCCTACTGGGGTTCAAACTCCCGTAAAAAACTTAGTTGCTGAGGATATGTCTATTGGGAAAATTGATGGTGAAGAGGGCAAAGATACAGAAATAAATAGTTCTGAAGATAAACCTCAAAACAAGCCAGATCCAATAGTAAATGCAGTTGCGAGTGATCCTGCTgtgaaaacaacaaagaaaaaaaagattattaagCGGGTACCTAAAAAGAAGGTGGTGGGTGAAGCTTCTAAATCTCTTGTATCTGAACCTAAAAAGGATGTGGAGAATCAAGGACAGGATGGTACCCTGAGCTCTGGCAAGCAGACTGCGGATGCAAATACTGTAGTGACTGAGGTGAAGAAACCTGGGAAGGTAGTTcctaagaaaaagataaaaacacctGTCTCTAAGAAGCAAGAAGAAACTGCGGATTCCAATAAAACAGAAACACCGTCTGACAAAAAGGATGAAGGGAGTGTTGTGGCAGTTCAAGCACAAGATGACACACAGAGCACTGGCAAGCAGACTGCCAATGCAGATACCACAGTGACGCCAGAGGTGAAGAAAACTGGGAAGGTTGTCcctaaaaaacaatcaaagaccCCCATGCCTGAAAAGCGAGACAATGCAGATACCAGTAAAACAGAAACAAAGTCTGACAAAGAtgataaaaaggaagaaagaggaGGAACTGGTGAAAAAAGTGGGGCAAAGACAGACAAGCAGAAAGCCTCTGATGTTAGCAATGTAAAGGGGAAAGTAAAAGAGGGGGACAAGTCAAAAGATGAGAAAGTAACAAAAGAGAGGGATGGAAAGGACGAGGGGTTCAAAAGCAAATCTAGTAAGGAAGTGAAAGACAAGAGGAAGTCTGATGAACCTCCTCGTCACCCTGGATTTATTCTTCAAACAAAATGGACCAAAGATTCTAAA ATACGTTCTTTGTCATTGTCACTGGATTCATTGCTGGATTATACAGATAAAGATGTTGAAGAATCAAATCTTGAG CTTTCATTGTTTGCCGAATCATTTTATGAAATGCTTCAGTTTCAAATGGGTTCTAGAATTTTGACATTTCTTCAG AAACTGCGCATAAAATTTGTGATCAAAAGAAATCAGAAGAAGAGGCAGAGGGATGATGAGCAAGAGAAGGATGACGTAAAAAAATCCCCTGTAAAGCGTCAAAAGGGAGATGATCCTTCTGTGAAGAGTGAGCCCACAAAtatggacacatcaaatccAACCCAAGTAGATGACGAGAAAGCTGTTGTTGAGAATGAAAACTCTAGTAATAAGGAGGATGATGTGAAGATGGAAGATGGATCAGACGAGGAAGAAGATCCAGAAGAGGATCCTGAAGAGTATGAGGAAATGGAAAATGGTAGTCCCCAGCATGAGGCATCCCATGATAATAATGCTGAGCAAGAAGTGAAAGCAGATACTAAATCTGAAAATATAACTACCAATAATAAAACAACAGATGAAACTTCTAAAGAAGAGATTAAGGTTAAAGATGAGGTGCAAGAATCCAAGGCTGATGCACaggtaaaagaagaaaaggaaggaaaggacgATACTAAGAAAGAAACTCCCGCTGTTAAGGAGGTTGTTGTGGACAGAGAATTGTTGCAG GCTTTCCGGTTTTTCGATCGTAATCGTGTTGGGTACATCAGG GTTGAGGATATGAGAATAATTCTCCATAATCTGGGGATGTTCTTTTCGCACAGGGATGTCAAG GAACTAGTACAAAGTGCATTATTGGAGAGCAACACTGGGAGGGATGACAGAATTCTTTATAATAAGCTAGTGCGGATGAGTGATATTTGA